DNA from Prunus persica cultivar Lovell chromosome G6, Prunus_persica_NCBIv2, whole genome shotgun sequence:
CTTCAAGTTTTGGGTTCGTCTCTATCAGGACGACATATAGATGTTTGGGAAAGTACATTggagaaattaaaaactattCCAGACaatcaaatcatcaaaaaACTCAGAATAAGCTACGACGCTTTACAAGATAACCCTGATGACCAAAATTTATTCCTCCATATtgcatgtttttttgttggacaAGGGAAAGATTATGTTGTTAGAATACTGGATGGATGTAATTTCTTCACAATTGTTGGCATTGAAAATCTTGTGAATAGATGTTTGGTAACAATTGATGATGAAAACAACGTGAAGATGCATCAAATGATTTGGGACATGGGAAGAGAAATTGTTCGGCTAGAATCAAAGGCACCTGGAAAACGTAGTAGATTATGGCGTGATAAGGATTCTTTCGATGTATTGAAGGAAAAGAGTGTAAGAATGATTCTTCTCTCAAGATGCGATTTTTCTTGCACATGCACATATCCTTGCTGGTTACTTATATccaactgttttttttttcagggtACAGAAACAATTGAAGGTCTTGCCTTGAACATGCGTATGCTCTCAGTAAACACTCCTTCTGGCAATACGAATGAGGTAGTCTTGGAAACTAACGCATTTTCAAGGATGTCCAAACTAGAACTACTTCAGCTTTGTCATTTACGACTCAATGGATGTTATGAGGAATTTCCAAAAGGATTAAGATGGTTGTGTTGGCTTGAATTTCCATCGAAATCATTACCTAGTGAAATTCCTTTGGAGTGCTTGGTTTATCTTGAAATGCATCATAGTAACTTGAGACAAGTCTttaaccggaaaaaaaacttgataCAAGTTTTAAAGAAGGGAAGAAAGGTATCCTATCCTTGGCGGGAATAAATGCATCATACTCCATGCTTatccaatttcttttgttaattttatgtttaattttgCATTTGTCAGATTTAACTTCACACaatctttcattttgtttttccacaGCACCTTCCCTCACTGAAGACCCTTGATCTAAGTCATTCTCATAGCCTTACTGAAATCGGTAACTTCTCACTGGCCCCCAACTTAGAAAGACTGATTCTTAAAGATTGTGCGAGCTTGGTTGATGTTCATGAATCCATTGGAAACCTAAAGAGACTCAATTACTTGAATATGAAAGATTGCAAAAAGATTAGGAAACTTCCAAAGAATTTATTTATGCTAAAATCAGTTGATACACTTATTGTATCTGGATGCTCAAGTCTAAATGAGTTTCCGAAGGAGCTGAGGAACATGGAATCTCTTAAAGTGCTAAAGGTAACTCAAGTTCTGACCACCACTGGAAACGTCAAATCATGCCTGAGGAGAAATCCAGAAACTTTTTGGGCTTCTTTACCAAGTAGTTTAACACAATTAAAGCTCAAGAGTTGCAATCTTTCTGATGAGGCTTTTCCCAAAGATATTGGTAACCTACCCTCATTAGAACTATTAGATCTAAGCGACAATCCAATCTCTGGCCTACCAGATTGCATCCGAGGTGTTACACGACTTGATcaacttcttttttcaaattgcAAGAGGCTCAAAACGCTTGTAGGGCTACCAAGGGCAAGATATTTTGGTGTGTTTGATTGTGCATTGTTGGAAAAAGTAACATTTCAATCAAGTTTGTTCGGATTCACACCGTTTGAAGTGCTTAGCATTAGTAACCCGAAGTTAATTGAGATTGAATACATGTACAAGTTAGAACCCCTTGGAAATTGTGATGTAGAAATGCTCGATCTTTTGGGTTTGTCCAAGTACTTGGAATCCATGGAAACCGTTTTGATGATCTTCCCATGTAGGATCGCAGTGGAGTCGTGCCGTGCAGTTGAGAGTACGAAGCTGGATTGGATCAGAAGATATCCCATCCAGgtgcttctctttctctctatcgtatacatacatacatatatatatatacacacacacacacacacatagacacacacacacaacaatATCACAAGGAAGATGCTATTTGACTAATACTAGCTTACATGTCTATATATAGGGACTTTATGAATCTGGTATATTCAGCACATTTCTTCCTGGGAATGTGGTGCCAGGCCACTTCAGCTATACAAGTAAAAAGTCTTGGTCAATATCTTTTAGTGTGCcttcttctacttctactTTCAGGATTCGAGGTTTGAATGTCTTCTCTATGTATACATGTTCTGGTAGTGGTTCTTATGCTGGTTACAGTTGTGAGATAATTAGTCCAATAATAATCAAAGTTAGCAACAAAAGCACGGGAATGAAGTGGATCTATGACCCATCATGCTTCGGTATTCCAGATCCTGGAGAAGACATGATATTCTTAAGCCATTGGAAGATGGGGAATCAATTATTGAAAGGTGGCGACCAAGTCACAGTTTCCATGTTCATGAGATCTGTCTTTCAGCTGAAGGAGTGGGGCGTCCAGCTTGTGCACGAGCAAGATCAAGAGAATATCAGGATGATGAGGACCCAACATGACAATGATGATTATGAGTGTCCAGTTTCTTTTCCATGTGTCATTTTTGGACGTTCGCCAGAATTCGAGGTGATGTCAAGAACATACTTCCTGTCGCATGGACCACAATCAAGGAGAGCACTGACGTTTACTCGTTGGAGGGATTCGGTTTTGTTTAATGACATATTTGGGGACTCTGATCAACAAGGTGGGCATGCATCTCTCTCATTTATATCATTCAACACAAGTTTTATTGTGTTTGTTTATGTTGAGCGAATCCACGTTTGTATATCTATCGaaagttttcctttcttctatGTCGACTAATCTTCTGCCAACTGCATTTTCAACAGAGGAACAAGCACTGCCGCTTGCAACAACAATGAGGGACGCCGGGGACAATAGATACTTTGTGTTTTCCATGTTGGCGGTAGATGTCCTATACGACAATGTAGTTTTACGCAGTTGCCTTTTTGGAACTCAGTCGTGAGAGAAGAGGCCATAAGCTATCCATGAATTTGTTGTAGTTGAGTTCTGTCACCTTTGGGATTCTTTTTCCTCTGCCAGGTTCTCAATctcactttctttttccttgcgTTATGATGAGCTTATTTTCTGATGTAATTTGGtataaaaagaaggaaaatgaaagaaaaacatatgAAACCAAAAGGACAAAAAGAACAAGGTTCATATGCATGACTGACAAGGTATCAAAGTTCATATGcatgacaaaaaaattatatgatttAACATGCCTTGTACTACCTGACTGGGGATTTGGCGTCCATTAAGGGAGAGGTGCTAGATACCTTGAGCTTATACCCTGGAAGCACGTGCACGTAAATTGAGAAAAAACTTGTCATGGTCCTCTCAAATGGAAACGCTTCCTTCTCCGGCACCATTGAAGCTCTCAAAAGAGCTTATTATCAAACATTCCATGTGTCAAATTCTTCGATTGAAGAAACGTCTCCATGCTCAAACAAATCCTGGCCTAATTATTTTGTTGTACATGTACATTCACTAAAAGTTCTTCTAATTGTGGGGctaattcattttttatgtaaaaaaaagTCTTATATAGCATTAACAACATTATACTTAAGGTggaagagggaaaaaaaaaatacaattggGGGCCAATAGCTTATACTTGGCCTTTACTGGAACTGCCAGTGTTGTGAAGTTGGAGAATAATTTGTATATCATAAGATAGCATTGTTTTGATATTTCGAACCGATCACATTTTATCATgcattataaaaatttcatgaCAGACACAATTGAACGTCATAGGGGGGATATGTAAATTTTTATCCTAAAGTTTGGCTCTTTTTATGACAAAACAGTTAACTTTTGTGCTTCCCTGGGTTCAATCAATCCATTACTTTGACTTGAGTAACAAATACTTTTTTATTAGTGCACAATTACATTTCTGTAAATGCTTTtgtaacttttaaaaaaaaaaaatcgtatttaaaatgaaaaatataaaaacaacaattcaACACAAAGATGAGATGACATGACACCCATTTCCTATACAAAGATTGGGCCCACAGCTATTCAATAATTTCGTACACTGCCACCGTCATCAACCCCCGCCAACATCAAGATGACGCCCCAAAAAATGGGGTTTCATCCTTAATCTCTGTCATTGCGGCTAATTTTGAAGGGGAATGCTCCGTTCCTCAAGCATGAGGAGCAGGAGCTCCTCCCTATAGCTCATCCATGTTTTTTTACTTGTGCTTGACTTTGTATCCATACACAACGTAATGTCAAACACTTTTCCATTATCAGAACAAAGAATTCAAATAAGCAaagagttttattttatttagtgtcTAGTGATTAactcaaagtttttttttttttttttttttcctttctgttGATAGGTTGTTAACTTGCCGTTCAACCTGTGGTGCTTTGTGCTGTTTCAACCTCCTGGCCTTAACTTGTTCGACGTAATGTCCCAGAGAGATTGTTTTTTATTCGGCCTGACTCCCTAACACCTTTGAGGTATGTTTGTTCAAACTCTAGATGTATAGTGTGGTGCAGTACATGTTTGTGGCGGGAAATTACATGAACTCaaattatatgtttataaAAAGATCAAAGTGTGTTTCAAGTTGAtcatgatattttaatttttaagtacCTTGTGGTGTGCTTACTTGGGTGGTGTGATTCAAGGTTTAACAGGTCAACTTTAGAAAGCATAAATCACTTCAAATAGAAGCAAAAAAGAGAAGTTTTATGTTTAAGAAGACGTAGGCAATTCCTAATTACTATTTTTACTTTTGCAATTATATCtaatgatatatattttttgtagtCCTTTATATATCTCGTGCATTGAAAATGGTATcaccaaaaatataatttaaaatttcaattaataaatatattcttcatttttaatttttaatcgcCTTTGATTTTCATATTGCCAAAtgcaaaggaagaaagagacagCTCTCTGTTTAACTTATCACTAAGAAAGGCAAAACTGGCCCCTCCACGACCACTCTTACCAGCTACCATTTGTGcttttgtcttttattttcctttgcaATTGCGTGATTTATGACTCATAGAAACAAGCGGCAACACTGTCCTTAATTTATTTCCTTGACCAATACATTCACCACCTCCTTTACACGGTATCTTGGCCATATACGAAGTAGGAACTCAAGAGGTAGCCTTAAATTCCACTCAGACTCAGAGACACCAGCAATTAAAAAATGATTTACTATTTTCTGTGATCATGGCTCGATTTGGGGAACAAGAAGCCTCCTCTTCCAGTTCTTCTCCCACTCGATGTTGTTATCATGTGTTCTTGAGTTTCAGAGGCGAAGACACTTGAAGGGCTTTTACCGACCAGCTCTACACAGCCTTTGTGGAGTAAGGCTTTCCCACGTTCCGAGATGAAGAAGAACTTGAGAGAGGAGAAGATATTAAGCCAGAATTTGAGAAAGCCATCCAACAGTCACGAAGTTCTGTCATTGTATTTTCAAAAGACTACCCATCTTCCAGATGGTGCCTTGACGAGCTTGTCTTGATCCTCAAACAGAAGAGGATCTCAGACCATGTAGTCTTACTAGTCTTCTACAACGTTGATCCTTCCCACATGAGGCACCAAACAGGAAGTGTTGGAGAAGCATTTGCTAGGCATGAAGAAAATCAGCAATCACCGAACAAGGTCAAACAACGGAGGGCAGCACTAAGAGAAGTTGCAGATCTAGCAGGGATGGTCTTACAAAACCAAGCTAATGGGTAACTTCATTCCAACTATtccattttttattcaattatttttttttataacttgaATTAGATATTATAATTCATCAACTCTGCTGATATTCCTGTGTCTCCAAAATACTGAATACGTCTAAAAGGACTAAAGAGTAGTATACTTCTATCATTATGATGGAAGAATGAAAggctaattaataattcaaagttgaatttgaaaaacttctacaacatatataattaagtcAAGGTGCCTGATACGATGACAATCACTTTAAATGAGATCAAAAGCAAATTATAGTTCAATGATCCGTAGTCACTAGATTCCCCATTTACACACATTGTATTGCACTATCAGTTAAATTTTCAATAGTATGTGCTATTTTTCTATCCCCAATATCATGTATTGATAATCCCATTGTTCCTAGTACATTATTTGAAAACTTTGACATGTTATTTGCATGAGActttgtaatttaattatctgataTCATGACATGTTATAAATGTtacttatttttcattttgattgcaATTCTTAGGTATGAGTCAAAGTTTGTCAAGCAAATTGTTAAAGTGGTTGACGAAAAACTAAGTCGCATGCGCACACCCTTTATAGTTGCATCTTACCCGATTGGAATTGATTCTCGAGTCAAATATATTAATTCATGGTTAAAAGATGGATCAGCTGATGTTGGTATAATTTTAGTTAATGGGATTGGCGGAATTGGAAAGACTACCATTGCGAAATTTGTTTATAATCTGAACTTAGAAAATTTGACGGAAGTTGTTTCCTTGAAGATGTCAGAGAAACTTCAAGACAACCCAATGGTTTAGTGCAACTAcaacttcaatttctttatcaTATTTTAAGTGGAAGAGGAGTGAAAATACATAGTGTTAGTGAGGGAATAAATAAGATTAGAGATGCCATAATCTCTAAAAGAGTTCTTGTTCTCGATGATGTGGATGATATGCACCAAATAAAAGCAATATTTGGGATGCTAGATTGGTTTTATCCACGTAGTAAAATAATCATAACTAGGTATGCAGGGTTGCTAAGGGATCATGAACTCTCTACTTGCAAAGTTTACAACGTTGAAACTCTGAAAGCCAATGAATCACTGGAACTCTTCAGTTGGCATGCTTTTGGACAAGCCCATCCATGTGAAGATTACATGAAACTTTCAGAGATGATAGCAGACCGATGCAAAGGACTTTCATTAGCTCTTCAAGTTTTAGGATCTTCTCTATTTGGACGAACTATAGATGTATGGAAAAGTGCACTAGAGAAATTAAAAGCTATTCCAAATAATGAAATCCTCCAAAGACTCAGAATAAGCTACGATGCTTTACAGGATAACCCCGATGACCAAAATTTATTCCTTCACTTGCATGCTTCTTTGTcggaaagagaaaagattaTATTGTTAGGGTACTAGATggatgtgatttcttcacaaTTGTTGGCATTGAAAATCTTCTGGATAGATGCTTGGTAACAGTTGATGAAAATCAGAAGGTGAGTATGCATCAAATGATCTGTGACATGGGAAGAGAAAT
Protein-coding regions in this window:
- the LOC18774179 gene encoding TMV resistance protein N, giving the protein MARFRHQEASSSTSSPSPCCYDVFLSFRGEDTRKNFSDHLYTACVEKGFNTFRDDEELERGVDIKPELKKAIQQSRSSVIVFSKDYSSSRWCLDELVFILEQKRISEHVVLPVFYDVDPSHVRNQTGCVAEAFSRHEENQLSTNKVKQWRAALREVADLSGMVLQNHADGYESKFIMQIVKVIDNKLSRTPFAIAPYPIGIDSRVENINSWLQDGSTDVGILLVNGVGGIGKTTLAKFAYNINFRRFERSCFLEDVREISNQPNGLVHLQIQFLHHIMSGREVKIQCVSEGIKKIRDAIISKTILLVLDDVDHMDQIDAIFFMQDWFCPGSKIMITTRCAGLLRGHQVAKSKVYDAETLDVDESLQLFSWHAFGQDHPIEGYISLSKRVKDRCGGLPLALQVLGSSLSGRHIDVWESTLEKLKTIPDNQIIKKLRISYDALQDNPDDQNLFLHIACFFVGQGKDYVVRILDGCNFFTIVGIENLVNRCLVTIDDENNVKMHQMIWDMGREIVRLESKAPGKRSRLWRDKDSFDVLKEKSGTETIEGLALNMRMLSVNTPSGNTNEVVLETNAFSRMSKLELLQLCHLRLNGCYEEFPKGLRWLCWLEFPSKSLPSEIPLECLVYLEMHHSNLRQVFNRKKNLIQVLKKGRKHLPSLKTLDLSHSHSLTEIGNFSLAPNLERLILKDCASLVDVHESIGNLKRLNYLNMKDCKKIRKLPKNLFMLKSVDTLIVSGCSSLNEFPKELRNMESLKVLKVTQVLTTTGNVKSCLRRNPETFWASLPSSLTQLKLKSCNLSDEAFPKDIGNLPSLELLDLSDNPISGLPDCIRGVTRLDQLLFSNCKRLKTLVGLPRARYFGVFDCALLEKVTFQSSLFGFTPFEVLSISNPKLIEIEYMYKLEPLGNCDVEMLDLLGLSKYLESMETVLMIFPCRIAVESCRAVESTKLDWIRRYPIQGLYESGIFSTFLPGNVVPGHFSYTSKKSWSISFSVPSSTSTFRIRGLNVFSMYTCSGSGSYAGYSCEIISPIIIKVSNKSTGMKWIYDPSCFGIPDPGEDMIFLSHWKMGNQLLKGGDQVTVSMFMRSVFQLKEWGVQLVHEQDQENIRMMRTQHDNDDYECPVSFPCVIFGRSPEFEVMSRTYFLSHGPQSRRALTFTRWRDSVLFNDIFGDSDQQEEQALPLATTMRDAGDNRYFVFSMLAVDVLYDNVVLRSCLFGTQS